The DNA region TTCCGATATTCAGCCATCTGGTCGAGGAGCACCTTGACGCTCTTCTGATCCGCAGCAGACAGGCCCGGCATAGCGGCATAACGCTGAATGGCCGCCACGCTTTTACCGATCTCCTGATCCAGGTCTTTGCCGGCTTCTTTGACTTTGGATTCCGTGTAGTTTTTCAGCCAGGTGAACAACCGGTACACGCCCGAATGCGCCTGGGCCAACTGCTGACTGGCGCTGGAGGTGATCTGATACTGCTGGAATCGGATCTGGTAGACATCTTCGAGCGCAGCCCCCTGGCGGCTGAGCGCATGATAGCCGGCAGCCACGGTCAGGAGCAGGCAGATCACACCCAGCATAGGTGCAATCAGGATCTTCTTATAGATACTCATCGACAACAGGTTGGCGGGATGGAGCGACTGCCGCCAGGATGGAGGGAGGTGCGGCTTGGACAGATGAGGTAAGTGCAGAGCCGACATGGGCTTGGGTAGGTGCATCCGGGTCTCCATTCCATCTGACAGATCTGGTAACCAATGGCAGATTGCTACATATACGATGATCCATTATAGGCTGCCGGCTGAAAGCTGCGGCCAAGTTCAACGGCATGACCCAGACCTCGTGTGGAAACAGCCAGCAAGCTTTAGTCAGGCAGCCTATCATTTAAACCACCATGTGCCAAACCAGGAGCGACTCATGAAGAAAACGGCGTTATTACTCGTTGTTTTATCAAGTTTGATGACTGTATCCGCCATGGCCGAGGACAAACCGGCCAGCATCAAGCTGTGCTTTGAAGGTGAAGATATCTATCCCTGGGTGATGAAAAGCAAGAAGGGTTTGAACATCATCATGTTGGAAATGGTTGCCAAGAAGACCAATCTTAAACTGGACATGTCCCCGCTCCCTTGGAAGCGGTGTTTGAATGATGTCCAAAGTGGTGGCATGGATGGGGCATTTGCCGCCAGCTACAAGCCAGACCGCGCTGAATTTGCAGTCTACCCCAGCAAGGACGGCAAGCCCGATCCGGCCAAGCGAATGATGCTGGACAGCTACAGCCTGTATCGGTTGAAAGGCAGCAATGTGAACTGGGATGGCAGCAAATTCCAGAACGTCACGAGTGCCATCGGCACCCAGCCTGGGTATTCTGTCATCGACCTGTTGAAGCAGAACGGCGTGCAGGTGGATGATGGGGCAAAAACAGCCGATGACACCTTACGCAAGCTCATTTCCAACCGTGTTGCTGGCGCTGCATTGATGACCTTGGAAGGCGACAATTCCATAGCAACCAATAGTGAGTTCACCGGCAAAGTCGAACGCGTGCCCACCCCGCTAGTCG from Chitinivorax tropicus includes:
- a CDS encoding substrate-binding periplasmic protein, producing MKKTALLLVVLSSLMTVSAMAEDKPASIKLCFEGEDIYPWVMKSKKGLNIIMLEMVAKKTNLKLDMSPLPWKRCLNDVQSGGMDGAFAASYKPDRAEFAVYPSKDGKPDPAKRMMLDSYSLYRLKGSNVNWDGSKFQNVTSAIGTQPGYSVIDLLKQNGVQVDDGAKTADDTLRKLISNRVAGAALMTLEGDNSIATNSEFTGKVERVPTPLVEKPYFLIFGKGYQAKYPGAVTQLWDAIASVRESPEYKQAEAAFFKR